One Carassius carassius chromosome 20, fCarCar2.1, whole genome shotgun sequence DNA segment encodes these proteins:
- the snorc gene encoding protein SNORC, with translation MGVCSNYRGLSQLVFIGALAICMAFVQSESVADSSPTLQNDNQDTLSGAGGFDVTTKVPFQDPANNGYTFDYEDGTPSITLDEEEVVLGPGAITAIVIAVFLGASVLLALIVITLRKFTAS, from the exons ATGGGCGTCTGCAGCAATTACAGAGGTTTATCTCAGCTCGTCTTCATTGGTGCTCTGGCCATCTGCATGGCTTTTGTGCAGTCAG AATCAGTTGCTGATTCCTCCCCTACACTGCAGAATGATAACCAGGACACACTATCTGGTGCTGGAGGCTTCGATGTGACAACAAAAGTCCCTTTCCAAGACCCCGCAAATAATGGCTACACCTTTGATTATGAGGATGGTACCCCCTCAATAACTCTGGATGAGGAAGAAG TTGTGCTGGGGCCAGGTGCCATCACAGCTATCGTCATCGCCGTGTTCCTCGGAGCTTCTGTTCTTCTCGCTCTCATTGTGATCACGCTCAGAAAGTTCACTGCCTCTTAA